The Paenibacillus uliginis N3/975 genome has a window encoding:
- a CDS encoding NAD(P)H-binding protein — MGMTSLVMGATGLVGRHVTEELLSREGIDEVRLLVRRPPDIVHPKLTVIQTDWDKLEQYEDAFTGVHSVFSCLGTTIKKAGSQKQFRKVDLEYVLAGAKLAKGAQVGQFLAVSSVGADPKARTFYSRVKGEMEEELCRLRFQGLHLFRPSLLLGNRDESRLGEGVASVLMTKLDFAFKGRLAPYRAVPAVKVAKSMVNISMTDTRGNHIYPNEVIHVLGE, encoded by the coding sequence ATGGGGATGACGTCACTCGTTATGGGAGCCACGGGACTGGTAGGACGTCATGTGACGGAGGAGCTGCTGAGTCGTGAAGGTATTGACGAGGTGCGGCTCCTTGTCAGACGTCCGCCAGATATCGTCCATCCCAAACTGACCGTGATACAGACGGATTGGGACAAGCTGGAGCAGTATGAAGACGCGTTTACCGGAGTTCACAGTGTATTCAGCTGTCTGGGAACAACGATCAAAAAAGCTGGCTCGCAAAAACAGTTCCGAAAGGTGGATCTCGAATATGTCCTTGCCGGCGCCAAGCTGGCCAAGGGGGCACAGGTTGGTCAATTTCTGGCCGTAAGCAGCGTTGGTGCCGATCCGAAAGCCAGAACCTTTTACAGCCGAGTTAAGGGAGAAATGGAAGAAGAGCTGTGCAGACTTCGGTTTCAGGGGCTTCATCTCTTCCGTCCATCACTGCTGCTAGGCAACCGGGATGAGAGTCGCTTGGGTGAGGGAGTTGCTTCTGTGCTGATGACAAAGCTGGATTTTGCCTTTAAGGGACGACTCGCTCCGTATCGTGCAGTGCCAGCTGTCAAAGTCGCCAAGTCTATGGTTAATATTTCCATGACCGATACAAGAGGAAATCATATATATCCTAACGAAGTTATCCATGTTCTGGGTGAGTAA